The following are from one region of the Pelagibius sp. CAU 1746 genome:
- a CDS encoding ABC transporter substrate-binding protein, whose amino-acid sequence MKHLRIAAATIALSIAGTMSGSAASEPTQGGTFIIGIEGEPSTATAHMATDTTALMVASNVFNGLISIDFNFEPQPDLATGWAISDDGLVYTFHLAENATWHDGVQVTAEDVEFTFNEIIAKVHPRAASWYSNVASAVATDRFTFEITLKEPYAPFMTVIGNVLGSGTLILPKHVYEGTDPKTNPANFAPIGSGPFKFVKWERGSYIELERNDDYFKNGQPYLDRVIVQFLPDAASRLLAFERGEVDFLHWYIVPYDQVARFRKDDAFKVVDRGGEGAATNEFLLFNHRNEFLKDVRVRRAIAHAIDRKNIVEKALFGEGRVAHSHVNSGLGWIFDDRNDLYTNVDVDAANRLLDEAGHARNADGIRFSLRIAWATGREYEGRAAEIIKDNLSKVGIDVRIEASDRSAFIEKVFRQWDFDMAHQLFTTGPDPTISITPRYHSKQIKKIPFVNGMGYSNPDLDAIFDKEHAITSREERAALWRQAQEILFADLPALPLFEVPVVNLVSSRFADVITTPFGYIQSRERAYLND is encoded by the coding sequence ATGAAGCACTTACGTATCGCCGCTGCGACAATTGCCTTGTCGATTGCCGGAACCATGAGCGGCTCGGCCGCATCCGAACCGACACAAGGCGGCACGTTCATCATCGGCATCGAGGGTGAGCCGTCGACCGCAACCGCTCATATGGCAACCGACACGACGGCCTTGATGGTGGCCTCCAACGTGTTCAATGGCCTGATCTCGATTGACTTCAACTTCGAGCCGCAGCCCGACCTGGCAACCGGCTGGGCCATCTCCGATGACGGTCTGGTTTACACCTTTCACCTTGCGGAGAATGCGACTTGGCATGATGGCGTGCAGGTAACCGCCGAAGATGTCGAGTTCACATTCAATGAAATCATAGCGAAGGTTCACCCCCGCGCCGCATCCTGGTACAGCAATGTCGCTTCCGCGGTCGCAACAGACCGCTTCACCTTCGAGATCACGCTTAAAGAACCCTACGCGCCGTTCATGACAGTAATCGGGAACGTCCTCGGCTCCGGTACGCTTATCCTGCCAAAGCACGTTTACGAAGGAACCGATCCCAAGACCAACCCGGCGAACTTTGCGCCGATCGGAAGCGGACCCTTCAAGTTCGTGAAATGGGAGCGCGGCAGCTATATCGAGTTGGAGCGTAACGACGACTATTTCAAGAATGGGCAGCCCTATCTCGACCGGGTCATCGTTCAGTTTCTCCCCGACGCAGCCTCCCGTCTTCTCGCCTTTGAGCGCGGAGAAGTCGACTTCCTGCACTGGTACATCGTGCCATACGACCAAGTCGCCCGCTTCCGCAAGGACGATGCCTTCAAGGTTGTCGATCGTGGCGGCGAAGGGGCGGCGACGAACGAGTTCCTGCTCTTCAACCACAGGAACGAGTTTCTCAAAGACGTTCGTGTTCGTCGCGCGATTGCCCACGCGATCGACCGGAAGAACATCGTTGAGAAAGCCCTGTTCGGCGAGGGCCGGGTTGCTCACAGCCATGTCAACAGCGGCCTTGGCTGGATCTTCGACGACCGGAACGACCTCTATACCAACGTGGATGTCGATGCCGCCAATCGACTGCTCGACGAGGCCGGGCACGCTCGGAATGCTGATGGAATCCGCTTCAGCCTGAGGATTGCCTGGGCGACCGGCCGGGAATACGAAGGCCGGGCCGCCGAGATCATCAAGGACAATTTAAGCAAAGTCGGCATCGACGTGCGCATCGAAGCCTCCGACCGGTCCGCCTTCATTGAAAAGGTCTTCCGGCAGTGGGACTTCGACATGGCGCATCAACTGTTCACCACCGGCCCCGATCCGACCATCAGCATCACCCCCCGCTATCACAGCAAGCAGATCAAGAAGATCCCCTTCGTGAACGGCATGGGCTACTCCAACCCCGATCTGGATGCGATCTTCGACAAGGAGCACGCCATCACCTCCCGTGAGGAGCGGGCGGCCCTGTGGCGCCAGGCCCAGGAAATACTGTTCGCCGACCTGCCGGCCCTGCCTCTGTTCGAGGTGCCGGTCGTGAACCTGGTATCGTCGCGCTTCGCGGACGTTATCACGACTCCTTTCGGGTACATTCAGTCGCGCGAGCGCGCCTACCTGAACGACTAA
- a CDS encoding LysR family transcriptional regulator — protein MELPPEFNLKALRIFSMVAESRNMTKTARLLNTTQSSVSEAIAQLEGALEADLFDRNTRPIKLTHAGVRLYRVSGEVLRATAEAYNAVREVREVGLSSLTVAMVESMANILGPVLVDEMSDISNRWRIWVGSSLNNHAELLNHAADIIITASDELDDMDSLERHALVRENFIVIVPKSWRLKRIDLEDLSRRPFIRYSQRSAIGLKVERQINRMKLDLPFRMEFDSIAGLHSSVAKGLGWSLSTPLCLMNDVGVLDRVEAVPLRRHVFSRILTMIGRSGYLGAAPERLAGSARETLQEMLVGTLFGRWPWLSGEIDILD, from the coding sequence ATGGAGCTTCCGCCGGAGTTCAACTTAAAGGCGCTACGGATATTCTCCATGGTGGCCGAGTCCCGCAACATGACAAAGACGGCGCGTCTGCTGAACACCACTCAATCGAGTGTGTCGGAAGCAATTGCGCAACTTGAGGGGGCGCTCGAAGCGGACCTGTTCGATCGCAACACGCGGCCCATCAAGTTGACGCATGCCGGAGTTCGTCTCTATCGGGTGTCCGGCGAGGTCTTGCGGGCCACGGCAGAGGCTTACAACGCCGTCCGCGAAGTGCGAGAGGTGGGGCTCTCCAGCTTGACCGTGGCAATGGTCGAAAGCATGGCAAATATTCTAGGGCCCGTCCTGGTCGACGAGATGAGTGACATATCGAACCGATGGCGGATCTGGGTCGGCAGTTCTCTGAACAACCATGCCGAGCTGTTGAACCACGCCGCCGACATCATCATCACCGCATCGGATGAACTGGATGATATGGACAGCCTGGAGCGGCATGCACTTGTCCGAGAGAATTTCATCGTCATTGTACCCAAATCCTGGCGGCTCAAGCGCATCGACCTGGAGGATCTGAGCCGGCGGCCCTTCATACGCTATTCTCAGCGCTCTGCAATCGGCCTTAAGGTGGAGCGGCAGATCAATCGGATGAAGCTGGATCTGCCGTTCCGAATGGAGTTCGACAGCATTGCCGGCTTGCATTCCAGCGTTGCAAAGGGGCTCGGCTGGAGTCTTTCCACACCATTGTGCCTGATGAACGACGTAGGCGTCCTGGATCGGGTGGAAGCCGTGCCGCTGCGCCGCCACGTCTTTTCGAGGATCCTTACCATGATTGGACGAAGCGGATATCTGGGGGCCGCACCGGAGAGGCTTGCCGGATCGGCCCGGGAAACGCTGCAGGAGATGCTTGTCGGCACGTTGTTCGGGCGATGGCCCTGGCTTTCCGGCGAGATCGATATCCTCGATTAG